A window of the Candidatus Methylomirabilota bacterium genome harbors these coding sequences:
- a CDS encoding VOC family protein produces the protein MAMLGNVIELSVVVRDLEAAIERYTKLFGLEVHKRGESKEFGFLNAILPTGIGHIELLQPTDANKAVGKFLAKHGEGVYLVGFECGDIPGAVKGLREQGVKVDARGDDIAWLHPREAHGLFVELRKRERYD, from the coding sequence ATGGCCATGCTGGGGAACGTCATCGAGCTATCCGTCGTCGTGCGGGATCTGGAGGCGGCCATCGAGCGCTACACGAAGCTCTTCGGCCTGGAAGTGCACAAGCGGGGGGAGTCCAAGGAGTTCGGCTTCCTCAACGCGATCCTGCCCACGGGCATCGGGCACATCGAGCTGCTCCAGCCCACCGACGCCAACAAGGCCGTCGGCAAGTTCCTCGCCAAGCACGGTGAGGGTGTCTACCTCGTGGGCTTCGAGTGCGGCGATATTCCCGGCGCGGTGAAAGGTCTGCGCGAGCAGGGCGTCAAGGTCGATGCCCGCGGGGACGACATCGCGTGGCTGCATCCTCGCGAAGCGCACGGGCTCTTCGTGGAGCTCAGGAAGCGCGAGCGCTACGACTAG
- a CDS encoding amidohydrolase family protein, producing the protein MRDLLISGDNHIDLTYCPPDLWSSQAPSKWKLLAPRVEELEDGLHWFVEAQDKGMWNGVGPGFLKYQPGMFGHIDEMKAVGFEWDYQRGAKPRPTTPELRLADLDKDGLDAEIIYGCLMINDLINDGDQRAWCNKIYNDWAAEFAKRSDPTRIFPLAVIPNNDPRGAADEVRRCAAMGLKGGDLAFKRMSVPLYTHDWYPLWEAAAECHFPISFHSTGFKGLRVPDNPKMEQEYSLQWRLVRSSLFQLDGMEVLVSLIASGACEKYPDFNFILGESGVTWIPYVLDRLDTEYNDRARNLGFSMKPSDYFRRQGYTTYQQDQFMEPIIPLVGEDNIIWGADYPHPDCIWPESRRHIEANLGMVSERVRRKITSENVMKLYGLRAESIGPARKVGQAQATA; encoded by the coding sequence ATGCGTGACCTCCTCATTTCCGGTGATAATCATATCGACCTGACGTATTGCCCCCCTGACCTGTGGTCCTCGCAGGCGCCGTCGAAGTGGAAGCTCCTCGCGCCCCGGGTAGAGGAGCTGGAGGACGGGCTCCACTGGTTCGTGGAGGCGCAGGACAAGGGAATGTGGAACGGAGTCGGGCCCGGCTTCCTCAAGTATCAGCCGGGCATGTTCGGCCACATCGACGAGATGAAGGCGGTGGGGTTCGAGTGGGACTATCAGCGGGGTGCGAAGCCGCGGCCGACCACCCCCGAGCTACGGCTCGCCGATCTGGACAAGGACGGGCTCGACGCGGAGATCATCTACGGCTGCCTGATGATCAACGACCTCATCAACGACGGCGACCAGCGAGCGTGGTGCAACAAGATCTATAACGACTGGGCGGCCGAGTTCGCCAAGCGCTCGGATCCCACCCGCATCTTCCCCCTCGCTGTCATTCCCAACAACGATCCCCGCGGGGCCGCCGATGAAGTGCGGCGCTGCGCCGCCATGGGGCTCAAGGGCGGCGATCTCGCCTTCAAGCGAATGAGCGTGCCCCTCTACACGCACGACTGGTACCCGCTGTGGGAAGCCGCGGCGGAGTGTCACTTCCCCATCTCCTTCCACTCGACGGGCTTCAAGGGGCTGCGCGTTCCCGACAACCCCAAGATGGAGCAGGAGTACTCGCTCCAGTGGCGCCTCGTGCGCTCGTCGCTCTTCCAGCTCGACGGGATGGAGGTGCTGGTCTCGCTGATCGCCTCGGGCGCCTGCGAGAAGTATCCGGACTTCAATTTCATCCTGGGCGAGTCGGGGGTGACGTGGATCCCCTATGTCCTCGACCGGCTGGACACGGAGTACAACGACCGGGCGCGCAACCTCGGCTTCTCCATGAAGCCCAGCGACTACTTCCGGCGCCAGGGCTACACCACGTATCAGCAGGATCAGTTCATGGAGCCGATCATCCCGCTCGTGGGCGAGGACAACATCATCTGGGGCGCCGACTATCCGCACCCCGACTGCATCTGGCCAGAGTCCCGGCGGCACATCGAGGCGAACCTCGGCATGGTGTCAGAGCGCGTGCGGCGGAAGATCACGTCCGAGAACGTGATGAAGCTCTACGGCCTCCGCGCGGAGAGCATCGGGCCCGCACGGAAAGTCGGTCAGGCGCAGGCGACCGCGTAG